One region of Acropora muricata isolate sample 2 chromosome 13, ASM3666990v1, whole genome shotgun sequence genomic DNA includes:
- the LOC136896185 gene encoding uncharacterized protein has protein sequence MATELKEAKKIRRNAKAALTRCGKKLTSLLDFGRPESEVRDALNEVKEAYSNLVTKHEEYTKMIDDDEQFEEAENWMSECQESFLRQEIKANLYLDSLIAPKAKSKEKGEQHEMGISTIQLSEENLPSDGGSIEGGENAIPAVPVVINSDTHESVNNDSLQATIPGGSSCNFKIEKPKLPKFSGDVREYFIFRADFKHAIEDRYSNRDAITFLRSCLQGKPLDLIKGIGTDYKAAWEYLDSIYGDPRFVSDTITQDIVKFRTLQNGEDARFCDLVHLVKRCYNTLKEVGIPGDMNNSHMLSVIEQKMCADDRKVWSRDLEREGKGATLQGLIEWMTVEMKSRMRATAPLRTGASNNRSVHHVRTEGSVRGNSNWHKCWLCHTSTHWPDQCPRFAAMGVDERIKTAKENHVCFGCLKVAGREHRLENCRRKQRCTKTERGEQCQCFHHPLLHKSNAIRAGIAAFTEGQGALLPVISANLCGQNGIYKRGNVLLDTGAQISLIRNDTAELLGLKGKDTSVTITKVGGEEEVMKTKEYRIPVNALDDTRKYSVKAIGIPSIGDDVTAVQTSKLADLLCVPKEKIHRGKGQIDILIGIDHAHIHTGQTKQVGQIVARKTPLGWVVFGGSTETFPSSSRILFVKHSTPVDLTDFWTTETMGVKVKPCVCDADKLSQVEREEAEVISSSCEKVGAQWIIPYPWKRDPNLLPDNKSLALKRLEATERRLKSSPDQGESYDKQMREMLEMNFCRRLSQEDLESYNGPVHYIPHHAVLRPENRSTPVRIVFNSSSVFQGHKLNDYWMKGPDLLNSLFGVLLRFREREVALLGDISKMYHRILIPVQDQHVHRFLWRNLETHREPDVYVKTVLTFGDKPAPAMAQTALRKTAEENKSCYPEAADVLQKNTYMDDICDSVNTVTEAKQMAKDLDIILKTGGFKVKGWISNKSLEDHAQIEKPAEIAVFRGNVPEKVLGMAWNNQADTLTFSVDSDAIDHVIGDGQLPSEGRLTKRVLLSQVARVYDPLGLAAAFLIRAKTGLQELWQAGIDWDEEAPPAAREKWKDLFREMKELSRIEFPRSLTRADAEEPPMLCVFSDASQYAFGACAYSRQRINDDQYQVRLIAAKSRVAPLKQLSIPRLELQAAVLASRLAKTIQEESRMEFEAVKFFTDSTITLAWIQNPSRNFKPFVSSRVGEIQTDSDPSEWRHIPGEENVADDISRGIHVGDLNGRWTHGPEFLQKPEKLWPQAVAKHISEEDLEHRQTKTVCEVKKIDEAIDPKQFSKWKNLVRVTARIQRLANKIRFRRHTQTGREGPLAPEELEKAERFWIKETQRSLHSRIKKGEFRSLSPFVDGYGVVRVGGRVDQAVVSYETRHPALLPSDHWISMLITRHVHQQGHNGVAATTAKIRRKYWILKAMKLSKSVKFKCGFCKEMAHKTETQLMANLPALRLAPYTPPFYYTACDYFGPFSVKVGRSKTAKHYGVVFTCLNTRAVHVEMAVDCSTMEFLQVLRRFFAIRGQPAVMISDNGSQFVGGERELGEMVQGLSREEIQDFCTEKGMHWKFTTPAAPHQNGCAESLVKTCKNALKRAIGSQVLTPFELYTVFLEVANLVNQRPIGRIPNDPDDGRYICPNDILLGRASSEVPQGPFKETQNPRHRVEFVQRIVDSFWKRWSRDVFPSLVPRKQWQVERRNLKVDDIVTVADSNTIRGKWCMGRILEVYPGPDGRVRNVKVKTSTGVYSRPVTKVAVICPAEED, from the coding sequence ATGGCAACCGAGTTAAAGGAAGCGAAGAAGATACGAAGGAACGCGAAAGCAGCTCTCACTAGATGTGGGAAGAAGTTAACGAGCCTACTTGATTTTGGTAGACCAGAAAGTGAGGTAAGAGATGCTTTAAATGAAGTCAAAGAAGCATATAGCAATTTAGTGACGAAACATGAAGAATACACCAAAATGATTGACGATGATGAACAGTTTGAAGAAGCTGAGAACTGGATGTCTGAATGTCAAGAAAGTTTTTTAAGGCAGGAAATAAAGGCAAATTTGTATTTGGATAGTTTGATTGCGCCAAAAGCGAAATCGAAAGAAAAGGGTGAACAGCATGAGATGGGAATCTCAACTATTCAGTTATCAGAGGAAAATTTGCCTTCCGATGGCGGTTCTATTGAGGGCGGTGAAAATGCCATCCCCGCGGTTCCTGTGGTTATTAATTCCGACACCCATGAAAGTGTTAATAATGACAGCCTTCAAGCAACAATTCCCGGAGGTAGTTCCTGCAATTTCAAGATTGAAAAACCGAAGTTACCAAAGTTTTCCGGGGACGTTAGAGAGTATTTCATTTTTAGAGCTGATTTTAAACATGCTATTGAAGATAGGTACTCAAATCGAGACGCAATCACCTTTCTGCGGTCATGTCTCCAAGGAAAGCCTCTTGATTTGATAAAAGGAATTGGAACGGATTACAAGGCCGCATGGGAGTATTTAGACTCTATCTATGGAGATCCTAGATTTGTTTCAGACACGATCACTCAAGATATAGTTAAGTTTCGTACGCTGCAAAATGGCGAGGATGCAAGATTTTGTGATTTAGTGCATTTAGTCAAAAGGTGTTACAATACGTTGAAGGAAGTGGGTATTCCCGGTGACATGAACAATAGTCACATGTTGTCTGTTATTGAACAAAAGATGTGTGCGGATGACCGCAAGGTTTGGTCTAGAGATCTAGAGCGAGAAGGAAAAGGTGCCACGCTTCAAGGTCTAATAGAATGGATGACTGTGGAGATGAAATCGCGTATGCGCGCAACGGCCCCGCTCAGAACAGGCGCAAGTAACAATCGTTCAGTGCATCACGTACGAACCGAAGGCAGCGTTAGAGGTAATTCAAACTGGCATAAATGTTGGTTATGTCATACATCGACCCATTGGCCGGATCAATGTCCGCGGTTTGCCGCAATGGGCGTAGACGAGAGAATTAAGACCGCCAAAGAGAATCACGTTTGTTTCGGGTGTTTGAAAGTAGCTGGCAGAGAGCACAGATTGGAAAACTGCCGTCGAAAGCAACGCTGTACCAAGACAGAGAGAGGGGAACAGTGCCAATGCTTCCATCATCCACTTTTGCATAAGAGTAATGCGATCAGAGCAGGAATAGCTGCATTCACGGAAGGTCAAGGAGCACTTCTGCCAGTAATTTCCGCCAATCTTTGTGGCCAAAATGGAATCTACAAACGTGGCAATGTTCTGCTCGATACCGGAGCGCAAATCAGTTTGATTCGCAACGACACAGCTGAGCTGTTAGGGCTAAAGGGGAAGGATACATCAGTAACCATAACTAAAGTTGGAGGTGAAGAAGAAGTAATGAAAACGAAGGAGTATCGTATCCCAGTGAACGCTTTGGACGACACCCGGAAATATTCAGTGAAAGCCATTGGAATCCCCAGTATTGGCGATGATGTTACCGCAGTTCAAACATCGAAGCTTGCTGACCTCCTTTGTGTACCAAAAGAAAAGATTCATAGAGGAAAAGGGCAGATTGACATACTGATTGGTATAGATCATGCTCATATTCACACAGGTCAAACGAAGCAAGTTGGACAAATCGTTGCTAGAAAGACGCCTCTAGGCTGGGTAGTGTTCGGAGGTTCCACAGAAACGTTTCCGTCAAGCAGTCGAATACTTTTTGTTAAGCACTCAACGCCAGTTGACCTAACAGACTTCTGGACAACAGAAACCATGGGAGTTAAAGTGAAACCATGTGTATGTGACGCCGACAAGCTGAGTCAAGTGGAAAGGGAGGAGGCTGAAGTGATAAGCAGTTCCTGCGAGAAGGTTGGAGCGCAGTGGATCATTCCATATCCCTGGAAAAGGGATCCGAACCTTCTTCCAGACAATAAGTCGCTGGCATTAAAACGATTAGAGGCAACGGAGCGCCGCCTGAAGTCCAGTCCAGATCAAGGCGAGTCCTATGACAAACAAATGAGAGAAATGCTCGAGATGAACTTCTGCAGAAGGCTGTCACAAGAAGATCTGGAGAGTTACAACGGTCCAGTCCACTACATTCCCCACCATGCAGTTTTGAGACCGGAAAACAGAAGTACACCCGTACGAATAGTGTTCAATTCTTCGTCTGTTTTTCAAGGTCACAAGCTCAATGATTACTGGATGAAGGGCCCAGACCTACTGAACAGTTTATTTGGTGTGTTGCTAAGGTTTAGAGAGAGGGAAGTTGCTTTGCTCGGAGACATCTCTAAGATGTATCATCGAATATTGATTCCAGTTCAAGATCAGCATGTTCACCGATTTTTATGGCGAAATCTAGAAACCCATCGAGAACCTGATGTTTACGTCAAAACGGTGCTCACCTTTGGCGATAAACCTGCTCCAGCGATGGCACAAACTGCTCTAAGGAAAACCGCTGAAGAAAACAAGTCCTGCTACCCAGAAGCAGCAGACGTTCTCCAGAAGAACACATACATGGACGACATTTGTGACTCTGTCAACACAGTCACCGAAGCTAAACAAATGGCCAAGGATCTGGACATTATTCTAAAGACAGGTGGATTCAAGGTTAAAGGTTGGATTTCAAACAAATCACTTGAAGACCATGCGCAGATTGAGAAACCGGCAGAGATAGCGGTATTCAGGGGAAATGTCCCAGAGAAGGTCCTTGGAATGGCGTGGAATAACCAAGCGGACACGCTGACGTTCAGCGTCGACTCTGATGCGATAGATCACGTGATTGGAGACGGACAACTTCCATCCGAAGGGAGGCTAACGAAGAGGGTTTTACTCAGTCAAGTCGCTCGGGTTTATGATCCTCTTGGTCTCGCTGCTGCTTTCCTTATCCGAGCAAAAACCGGATTACAAGAACTATGGCAAGCCGGAATTGATTGGGACGAAGAGGCCCCACCAGCTGCCCGTGAAAAGTGGAAAGATTTATTTCGAGAAATGAAGGAGTTAAGTAGGATCGAGTTTCCCCGCAGTTTAACGCGTGCTGATGCAGAAGAGCCTCCTATGCTGTGCGTATTTTCAGACGCATCCCAGTATGCCTTTGGAGCTTGCGCTTACAGCCGACAGAGGATTAATGATGACCAGTATCAAGTCAGGCTAATTGCAGCGAAGTCACGGGTAGCACCCTTGAAGCAGCTAAGCATCCCACGACTTGAGCTACAAGCGGCAGTTTTGGCGTCAAGATTAGCTAAGACTATTCAAGAAGAATCACGAATGGAATTCGAAGCCGTCAAGTTCTTCACAGACAGCACGATAACCCTTGCCTGGATACAGAATCCGTCACGCAATTTCAAACCATTCGTGTCTTCGCGTGTGGGAGAAATTCAAACTGACTCTGACCCTAGTGAATGGAGACATATCCCTGGTGAGGAAAATGTCGCTGACGATATTTCTAGAGGAATTCATGTAGGAGATCTGAATGGAAGGTGGACTCACGGACCAGAGTTCTTACAAAAGCCAGAGAAGCTTTGGCCACAAGCGGTAGCAAAACATATTTCAGAGGAAGACTTGGAGCATCGACAAACGAAGACAGTTTGTGAAGTAAAGAAGATAGATGAAGCCATCGACCCGAAACAATTTTCAAAGTGGAAAAATCTGGTTCGAGTAACCGCCCGTATACAAAGGCTAGCCAACAAGATACGCTTTAGAAGACACACCCAAACGGGAAGAGAAGGACCACTTGCACCAGAAGAACTAGAGAAGGCTGAACGCTTCTGGATCAAGGAAACCCAGAGGTCCTTGCACAGTCGAATCAAGAAAGGGGAGTTTAGAAGTTTGAGTCCCTTTGTTGACGGATACGGCGTGGTCAGAGTCGGAGGAAGAGTTGATCAAGCAGTTGTTTCATATGAAACCAGACACCCCGCCCTTCTTCCAAGTGATCATTGGATCTCAATGTTAATAACCAGGCACGTACATCAACAAGGGCATAACGGAGTGGCTGCCACGACTGCCAAGATTAGAAGGAAGTATTGGATCCTAAAGGCAATGAAGTTGAGCAAGTCAGTCAAGTTCAAATGTGGGTTCTGTAAAGAAATGGCACATAAGACTGAAACACAGTTAATGGCCAATTTACCTGCACTTCGGTTAGCCCCATACACTCCGCCATTTTACTACACGGCATGTGACTACTTCGGGCCTTTCAGCGTTAAGGTAGGACGAAGCAAGACAGCGAAGCACTACGGCGTGGTGTTTACATGCTTAAACACAAGGGCAGTACATGTGGAAATGGCTGTTGATTGTTCTACCATGGAGTTTCTGCAAGTTCTCCGTAGATTTTTTGCGATTCGCGGTCAGCCTGCAGTGATGATAAGCGATAACGGTTCACAGTTTGTCGGTGGGGAGAGGGAGCTGGGTGAAATGGTACAAGGTTTGAGTCGAGAAGAGATTCAAGATTTTTGCACAGAGAAAGGCATGCACTGGAAATTCACGACCCCCGCTGCCCCACATCAAAATGGCTGCGCCGAGTCACTAGTCAAGACGTGCAAGAACGCCTTAAAGAGAGCTATCGGCAGTCAAGTGCTAACTCCATTCGAGTTGTATACGGTGTTTCTAGAGGTGGCCAATCTTGTCAACCAACGACCAATCGGACGGATTCCAAACGATCCCGATGACGGCAGATACATATGCCCTAATGATATTCTCCTTGGACGAGCGTCATCTGAAGTGCCACAGGGGCCATTCAAGGAAACGCAAAATCCTCGCCACAGAGTTGAATTCGTCCAGCGAATCGTTGATTCATTCTGGAAGCGTTGGAGTCGAGACGTTTTTCCATCCCTTGTACCTAGGAAGCAGTGGCAAGTAGAACGACGAAATTTGAAAGTCGATGACATCGTTACAGTAGCTGATAGTAATACTATTCGAGGCAAATGGTGCATGGGCAGAATCTTGGAAGTCTACCCTGGACCTGACGGTCGAGTAAGGAATGTCAAAGTCAAGACGTCGACTGGCGTTTACAGTCGGCCTGTTACTAAAGTTGCAGTCATTTGCCCTGCAGAGGAAGACTAG